The Chitinispirillales bacterium genome contains the following window.
GTTTATTGAACACTATGCCGGATTTTACTGTGTTACAACTTCCACAATGTCTGCAATTCATAACTCACCTCACAAAAAAACAATACAAATATAATAAAAGGTATAATCAATTAGCAAGCCCGCTATACAAGGAAAAATTTGAAAGAGTCAAAAATAAAACCCGACGCTTAATTTATCAAGCGGCAAATTTATTTGGATATTACTTTTATCGGTAACATGTCGTCCTTGCTCGCCGCAATTTAGTATATTCGGACAAGATTAAAAAATTGAAACTTAAAAAGATTTACAGGATAACCTGTAGGAAACGAAAAAATGACGCCTGATTTAACAAAATTCGCCCATCTGCATACACATACTGAATACAGTTTTTTGGACGGAATGATAAAAACAAAAGATTTGGTAAAAAAAACAAAAGAACAGGGTTTGGAATATACGGCGATTACCGACCACGGCGGACTTTTCGGTGCAATGGAATTTCACAACGCCTGCGGTAAAGACATCGCGCCGATAATAGGGTTTGAGGCGTATATAATTTCGGGAAGCAGGTTTGAAAAAAGACAGGAAGCGTCATCCGGCAACGATGTCGAAGAAAGAGGCAGAAATCATTTGATTTTGCTCGCCGAAACGCAGGAAGGCTGGAAAAACTTAATGTATCTTTCCAGCATAGGATATACCGAAGGATTTTATAAAAAACCGCGAATAGATATGGACATTTTGCGAGAGCGTTCAAAAGGGCTTATAGGTACGAGCGCGTGTATCGCCGGAATGATTCCATCGGCGTTTTTAAACAGAAAGAGCGATGAAGAGAATTTTATCCAGGCGGAAAAAATTTTAGACGAATACTTGAAGATTTTCGGCGAAAATAATTTCTTTTTAGAATTGCAGGACCACGGGCTTAACGAGGAAAAAACAGCCTATCCGAAAGTTATAGAATTGGGAAAGAAAAAAGGCGTGCCGTTTATCGTAGCCAACGACGCACATTATTTAGACAAACAAGATTCGGAAGCGCACGAGGTTTTGCTCGCTTTACAAACGCAAAAAAAACTGAGCGACCCTAACAGATATAAGTTCAGCGCCGACCAGTTTTATTTGAAAACGCCGGAAGAGATGGCAAAATTATTTCCCGAAATCCCCGAAGCGTTTTCCAACACTTACGAAATCGCAAAACGCTGCGGTGAAAAAATTAAACTTAAAAGCGACCCGCAAATGCCAAGTCCCGGCGTGCCGAAATTTGAATTTCCCGAAGAAAAACACAAGGATGTTATAGAAAAAATAAACGGATGGATTGAAGCCGATAAGATGAAAGACGGCTTTTGGGCAAAAAAAACAGGCGAAAACAAAGAACGCACTAAAGAATTTTTAGTCGCTCTTGAAGAAGCGGAATATTTGACGCAAATCGCATACGAAGGCGCAAGACAAATTTACGGCGAACCGCTTCAGGACGGCGTCGTCGAGCGTTTGGAATACGAATTGGACACTATAATAAAGATGGGCTTTCAGGGATATTATTTGATTGTACGCGATTTTTTGAAAAAAGCCGACGAATTGGAGATTTTCAGAGGCGTAAGAGGTTCTGCAGCCGGCTCGCTTGTGTGTTATTGCACGGAAATAAGCAGTGTCGACCCGTTAAGATTCGGACTGTTTTTTGAGAGATTTTTGAATCCCGAAAGAATATCGCTGCCGGATGTGGATTCGGATTTCGCAGAAGATAGACGCCAGGACATCATAAATTATTGCCGCGAAAAATACGGCAAAGAAAATTTTTGCCAGATAATAAATTTCGGCACGATGAAAGCGAAAATGGCGGTAAAAGACGTAGCAAGAACGCTTGAAATTCCGCTTAACGAGGCAAACGAATTGGCAAAAATGGTCGGCGAAGGGTTGAAATCGGCGGAAGTTATAGAAAGCGAGAAAGAACGCAAAGATAAAAGTTATGAACGGGTAAAAAAAGAAGAATTATTTATAAAACATGCGATTGAAGCGAATGCGGAGTTAAAAAAAAAGATTGATGAAAATCCGTCTTACAAAAATTTATTCAAATACGCACAAAAATTTGAAGGTTTGGTCAGACAGCCCGGAGTTCATGCGGCTGGCGTGGTTATCGCTCCCGGCGACGTAAGAAATTGGACGCCGGTTTCAAAACAAGCCGGCGACGATAAGCCGATCGTTTCGCAGTTTGATATGGACTATATCGAAAAATCGGGAATGATAAAGATGGATATTCTCGGTTTGCGCACGTTCACTCTCTTGAAAGACGCGATAGAATTAATAAAAATAAATCATAAAAAATCCATAGACATGTGGAAAGACATTCCGGAAAACGACGAACTGACTTACAAAGAAATTTTTCAAAAAGGAAACACCGCAGAAATATTTCAATTTGAATCGCCTGGTATGCGAAAATATCTTAAACAACTTAAGGCGAACAGTTTGGAAGACTTAACGGCGATGACGGCGATGTATCGCCCAGGTCCTATGGATAGCATAGAAACGCTAATCGAAACAAAACACGGAAGGCGAAAAACTTCTTATGCGCATCCAAAACTTGCCACAATTCTTGACGTAACA
Protein-coding sequences here:
- the dnaE gene encoding DNA polymerase III subunit alpha — its product is MTPDLTKFAHLHTHTEYSFLDGMIKTKDLVKKTKEQGLEYTAITDHGGLFGAMEFHNACGKDIAPIIGFEAYIISGSRFEKRQEASSGNDVEERGRNHLILLAETQEGWKNLMYLSSIGYTEGFYKKPRIDMDILRERSKGLIGTSACIAGMIPSAFLNRKSDEENFIQAEKILDEYLKIFGENNFFLELQDHGLNEEKTAYPKVIELGKKKGVPFIVANDAHYLDKQDSEAHEVLLALQTQKKLSDPNRYKFSADQFYLKTPEEMAKLFPEIPEAFSNTYEIAKRCGEKIKLKSDPQMPSPGVPKFEFPEEKHKDVIEKINGWIEADKMKDGFWAKKTGENKERTKEFLVALEEAEYLTQIAYEGARQIYGEPLQDGVVERLEYELDTIIKMGFQGYYLIVRDFLKKADELEIFRGVRGSAAGSLVCYCTEISSVDPLRFGLFFERFLNPERISLPDVDSDFAEDRRQDIINYCREKYGKENFCQIINFGTMKAKMAVKDVARTLEIPLNEANELAKMVGEGLKSAEVIESEKERKDKSYERVKKEELFIKHAIEANAELKKKIDENPSYKNLFKYAQKFEGLVRQPGVHAAGVVIAPGDVRNWTPVSKQAGDDKPIVSQFDMDYIEKSGMIKMDILGLRTFTLLKDAIELIKINHKKSIDMWKDIPENDELTYKEIFQKGNTAEIFQFESPGMRKYLKQLKANSLEDLTAMTAMYRPGPMDSIETLIETKHGRRKTSYAHPKLATILDVTYGFIVYQEQVMSIAREIGGFSMGQADELRKAMGKKIKAKMDEMNPKFIEGAKKQNISENTAEAIWAHMEKFASYGFNKAHACVYAHISYYSAYLKAHYPMEYMAAVITSHMGKNEKFAAARNEAQRMGINILPPNINISLKICVIQGKDIVVGFNAVKGVGQKAADNIVLCRNELKRNFENIFDFCANVDLSVVNKKALESLIYSGAFDCCGSARSQNFEAVEEAILYGKKIREEKESNQISIFCETGEKIGVPKLPNVIEWNMDDKLQREKDALGFYASGSPLDKYKYEIDGITTFKLDSEEDGDTENSDSSKVYSSNLMNKNGTIQTVAGIVVSKKELSSKKDGRIFAFITIENIFGTKFEITVWSDKYEIYSNVLNEGNIIAVKGKLKVEIENTRDDDSKEEDDAENDEYKVSVIAEKIIHINEVRKYLKEVHAELSIDSLNEKEIEEMMNCCNEQNGDCSLFFHIVSENDRELKIKSQNIKVNNSNEFLKKLTDLPSVISVRLKQIKTFS